GCTACATCTTTGGCGTGCCCGATGTCGCGCCGCCGGAGCTGCCGGGGATCACCGCCCTGGCGCTGCCGCAGGAGAGTCCCCTCTGCCGCGAATGGTTTGTGGTGGTGGATGGGCCCGACTTTGCGACCGCGCTGCTATCGGCGGATGTCACCGGTGACGCGCTGCCCGACCCCATGCGGCGCTTCATGGGCATCTGGAGCGCCGATCCAACCCTGGTGCGCGCCGCCAGCACGCGCCTGTGCGCCGCGCTCGACCTGCCGACGCCCGACTGGCAACCCAACCTCGGCGGCACGCTGGCGGGCTATGAAGCGATCAGCAACTACGTGCTAGCCCTGAGTGAAGAGCGCTGGCTGACGCGCCGTCGGCGGCATCAGCCGGCAGCCGGCGCGGTGGACGAACCGCTCTGCACCTGAGCGTAGCGCTCCT
The sequence above is a segment of the Kallotenue papyrolyticum genome. Coding sequences within it:
- a CDS encoding DICT sensory domain-containing protein codes for the protein MTAVSPPAALGQLSLFELITDYPGHFLRVKRTMIDLSHAIEEAAARTAQPGWLFAGFQRFSLFRSEAQRYARLAAALRGCYIFGVPDVAPPELPGITALALPQESPLCREWFVVVDGPDFATALLSADVTGDALPDPMRRFMGIWSADPTLVRAASTRLCAALDLPTPDWQPNLGGTLAGYEAISNYVLALSEERWLTRRRRHQPAAGAVDEPLCT